Genomic DNA from Shouchella patagoniensis:
TTAAGAATTTCCTTATCGTCAATAGAGACGTGTAGATTCTCAATCTTTAAATTTGGTACAGACATGTGTATTCCCTCCATGAATTAAGCAAGTCTGCTATTTTCAGCAGACCTCGCATGCTTTTTTTAATGATTATCAATCTATTCTCATTCTAATTTTATAACAAATGCACTTACACTTCAAGGACGCCGATTGAGAAAAGTAGAACAAGCTCGAAAAACAAAGCCTAACGCTCGTAGCACCAGGCTTTGTTAGTTATTACTATTATAGTGTCTTCGTTTGGATCGACTCAACAAGCCGATTACAAGCATCATGTTCGTTTGTTCGCTCTTGCTCGATCTTAAGCCGTTTTTCTAAACTGCTTCCATATTCTGCATAGCTTACTCCGTGTCTTTGCTGTAATCCTTTTTCCATTTCACTCGTGTAGGAAAGTTGCATGTTCTGAATCGTTCCTCATCCTCTCTGATTTTAAGCGTTGGTCTCTTTTTTTTCCAACAACCTTATGCTAGCATGAGGCAGAGCCTTCAAGCAAAGCAAATAGAGCCGCATAATAGCTGCTCTATTCTGTATTTACCCGGATAGACGATTTTTGAAACCTTCTAACGTATAATTCCTTCTACTTGCTCTGTTTATTGAATATTCTTACCTAGTTCACGATAAGCTTCTTGCACCAATGTGGCACCTTGACTAAGTGCAGCGCCACTCCCAAATGCCGTTGCCACTGAAATGGTTTCCAACAGTTCTTCTTCCGAAGCACCGTTGTCAATACATCCTTTTGTATGATAAATAATACAGTACTCATCTTGTGCCTGAATACTCATTCCAAGAGCAATAAGTTGCTTATGCTTCTTAGAAAGTGCCCCTTCTTTAAAACATTGTTCGGTAAATTCATTATACTTTTCTGCAAAAATTGGCATCTTTTCTTCAAATGAGCCAACACCCTTTTTATATTGCATCATATGATGTTCCGTTGATGTATGTCCTTCTCGATTCAAACTTCATCGCCCCTTCAGTAGTTATAAAGATAGTATGAACGATTCCAAAGAAGGCATACGGATAATCTTATGTTAAAACAAATTTGGGTAAGCAGTTTCAGCCAAAGTTCTTACCGCTTCAACAATTCTTGGCCCTGGACGATCCATTATATCAGGTGGCATTAATTCAAGTTCGTTATTTACAATCGCATCAATGGACTCCCACCCAGCCCTATTGCGTATTTCTTCAAGAGGATCTCCATCTGTGTAATGAACAGTCGTAAAAATAAGTTCTGGATTACGCTCAATTACTTGCTCGTCACTAACACCAAACCAATTTTCTACGTCATCAAACACATTATGTAGCCCAGCTGCTTCTATCATCTCGTGTTGAAATGTTCCTGTACCTAATGTCCAAATGTCTGGCGAAGGACTTATTTCAAAATAGATCGATCGTTCGTCGACCTCTGCAACTGTATCAGCGATTTCTTCCAGTTCATCTTGCATATCTGTCACAAGAGCTTCTCCATCTTCAGAAATAGCTAAAGCATCAGCAATTCCTTGGATATCAGAAAAAATATCTTCCATACTGGAAGCCCCATCAATGGCATATACGGGCAAACCTACCTCTTCTAATGGAGCCATTTCATCATTACCATAATCAAAACCAAAAATAATGTCAGGATCAAGCTCTAACATACGCTCTACATTAATGTTTTGGTACTCAGCAACGACTTCAATGTTTTGTACAGCCTCGGGATAGACATCTGTATCAGAGACTCCAATGACTTTTTCGCCTTGGCCCAATTCAAACACAATTTCCGTATTACTTGGAAGAATAGAAATAATCGTTTCTGGAGGCTCTTCAAACGTTAGATCTACACCTCGTGCATCTTTAACAGTATAAGACACTTCATCTGTTGTACCTAACTCATGCGCGTTGTCCTGTTCTTGCTCTTCTCCGTTAGTCCCACATGCGGCTAACACAAGGATGAAGGCGACTATTATGTACATCATTTTATTCATTATGTTTTTCTCCTTTTTTTTGGGTATGATTTACTTACAAACACAATTTCCTCTACACCTAGCTGTTTATTAACATAGACAGCCATCACAAACATCACATTTGCTAATAAGTGAGTATAATCAAAAAGAAGGTCTGGCACGTCTTGTTCCAGACTCACTTTATGTAAAGCTCGCACAGATTTTTTCGCCTCACTACGAGCAACATGAAGCGCACTCGCCGCTTCAGAGCCTTGCGGAAGCACAAACTGTTTAATTAATCCTCTTGTTTCGGCTACATATCGATCATACATCCAGCTTAATCGCTTTAAATCTTCCTCTGTTATCGCTAAGTCTCCTCTAACAGATCCATTTAAGTGATAAGCCATTTCTGTTAATTCCAATAAATCTGCTTTCACTTCCACTAGTTCCACTAAATTAACAGATTGTCCTATTCGAACAGCAAGTGAATCCGTTTGGATTTCAAAGTCGACCGTCGAAGCCGCTTCCCGCATATATGGATAACATAAATACCGCATATCCTTTTTCAAGTAATCACCCCCATCAAATTTATCATAATAAAAAAAACGATGGAGTTCCATCGCTTTTTTATACACTATTCAGCTGGAATAACAGCACCTTGGTATTGTTCTTCTATAAATGATTGAATTTCATCAGACTTCAGCACGTCAACAAGAGCTTGAATTGCTTCATTGTTCTCATCTCCACTTTGTACGACTATTAGATTCACATAAGGATTTTCTTCGTCTTCAATTGCAATTGCTTCGTCTACAGGTGAGATCCCTGCACCCAATGCATAATTTGAGTTAATCGCAACAACCTCAGCTTCATTTGATTCATACGCTTGAGGCAAGAACTCAGCGTCTGGTCCCATATTAAACTCAAGGTTTTTTGGATTATCAATAATATCAGCTTCAGTAGCTTCTACTGTAACGCCTTCTTCAAGTGTTATTACTCCATAGTCTTGCAAGAGCGAAAGAATTCTGCCTTGATCCGCTACAGAATTACTCATCATTACTGTTGCTCCATCTGGAAGATCGTTTAAATCGTCATAATCCTGAGAATAAAGACCGATTGGTTCAACGTGAATCGCACCTGCTTCTTCAAAGTCATACCCTTTTTCTTCCATTTCACTTGTTAAATATGGACGATGTTGAAAATAATTGGCGTCGATTTCACCATCAGCTAACGCCATATTTGGTAAGACATAGTCTTGCGCTATTTGAATGTCTAATTCAATTCCTTGCTCTTCTAAGATCGGTTCCGCTTCTTCTAGAATTTCCGCGTGAGGTATATTTGACGCACTAATTCGAATCGTCGTTGTTTCTTCTTCACCCTCGTCACCATTACTCCCACCATTGTTTGTGTTCTCGTCACTATTATCATCTGATCCACATGCTACAAGCGTAAATGACACCCCTAAAACTCCAATTGTTTTTAAAAATGACTTCATTATGTTCTCTCCTTTTTTATCGTTTGTCTAAACGATTAGCGACATAATCACCAATCCATTGAAACAAAAATACGATAGCTAAAATAATAATCGTCGCGATAATCATAACGTCGGTATTCGTGCGCTGAAACCCTTGTTGGAAAGCAAGAGTCCCTAAGCCACCCGCGCCAATCGTTCCGGCCATAGCTGTATACCCAATTAAAGCAACCGTTGTAACCGTAATTCCTGATACAAGAGCAGGCATAGATTCTGGTAATAGTACTTTAAAGATAATATGCCCATTTGACGATCCCATAGCCTGTGAAGCTTCTACAACACCACGGTCAACTTCGCGTAAAGCAATTTCAACCATCCGAGCATAGAATGGTGCAGCCCCAATTATTAATGCTGGTAAAGCAGCACTTGGTCCAAACATACTCCCAACAATTGCTCTCGTAAATGGAATTAGCAAAATGATCAATATAATAAATGGAATGGAGCGAAAGATATTAACGACTGCCCCAACTAACGAATAGAAAAACCGATTTTGCCATGGGTTCCCTTTTGCTGTCAAATAAAGAAATAAGCCTAGCATGATTCCTAAAATAAATGTAGCAACAGCAGATATAACAGTCATATAGATTGTCTCGTATGTTGCTTGCCAAAAATTATCCCATATTACATTTGGAAACCATTGTTCAAGCATGCTCCATCACCTCCACTTCAACTTCTTCGGAACGGATGTAAGCTAAAGCCTCAGTAATTTTTAATGAATCTCCAGATAAACGTAAATAGAGTTTACCAAAGGACCCTTCCTGCAACTTAGAAATTTTACCTTGCAAAATCGAAACATCGATCGGAAAACGGCGAATTAAATCAGTTACGAGTTGTTCTTCAACCGGGTTACCAACAAATGTAAGTGAAACGATTTGTCCTTCTACTTGGTCGTCAAGCATTTTCCATAAAGCATCTTCATCTTCATCGCTACTAGCAAGCTGCTTTACAAATTCCTTAGTAATCTCTTCTTTAGGTCGTCTAAATACATCGATAACCGGTCCCTCTTCTACAACTTGACCGCTTTCCATTACCGCAACTCGATGACAGACCTTTTGTATAACATGCATCTCATGTGTAATGAGGACAATAGTTAAATTTAATTTCTTATTTATATCTAATAACAAATCGAGAATAGAGTCCGTTGTTTTTGGATCCAGCGCAGATGTAGCCTCATCACATAGTAAAACCTTCGGATTATTTGCAAGCGCTCGTGCAATGCCGACACGTTGTTTCTGGCCACCACTTAGTTGAGATGGGAAGTTGTTTTCTCGACCTCTTAAACCGACAAGATCTATTAACTCTTCCACACGTTTCTTTCTTTCCTCTGTTGATACTTTAGCCACTTCCAATGGAAAAGAAATATTTTGCTTAACCGTCCTTGACCAAAGCAAGTTAAAGTGTTGAAAAATCATACCGATTTTCTGTCTGGCCATTCGAAGTTCCTTAGACGATAACTTGGATAACTCCAAACCATCCATTTCAACTTTACCCGAAGTTGGCAACTCTAGCAAATTCAATAAGCGAATTAATGTACTCTTCCCAGCTCCGCTGTACCCAATTACTCCAAAGATTTGTCCCTCTTCAATAGATAAATTTACGTTGTTTACTGCGTGCACCGTTCCAGACTTCGAATTATATGTTTTACTGATTTCCTTTAACGAAATCATTATTTCCCCTCCAATAAAAAAACCTTCCTGTAAGATGACAGAAAGGTTCGTTTTCCTTTGTCTCATCTCTCAAAGCATTACGCCCTGCAGGATTTAGCACCTTCAAGCCCATAGCTTGCGGTTGCCGGGTTTCATCGGGCCAGTCCCTCCACCTCTCTGGATAAGAAATATATAGTTATTGTGTTTGATTTTTTACCAAGTGTACGAAAATAATAGCATGGCATCGTTTTAGCGTCAATCCCTAAGCTGTTTTTGACTTCATATGTTTCTCGACCTTCTTTTTAAAAACGAGTAAGAAAAAAACGGAACCTAATACATATAAACAAGCTGTAATGACGAAGACAATTGCATACCCATTATATGCACCATATGCAGCGACAATTCCCATTGATACAGGTCCCATTAAAGCCCAGCCTAATTGAAACACCATTTGCGTGACCGAATTCGCAGTTCCCCGCATGCGTGGATGAATTAACTTCATAACTAGAGCAGCTTGAATCGGATTTCCGGCATTCATTAATGCTTGCCTAAATAAAAACCCAATAATTGCAAACCAAAGCACATTTGTAAATGCAGTTAATAGTAAAAAGGGAATTGAGCCCATCTGCAACAAGAAGACAGCTTTCACTTCACCAAATCGATTAACGACCTTTGGTCCAATCAACATCGCTATGACTGTCATACCTTGCCCTAGTGATAATACAAGACCAATTGCGGAATAATTTAAATCAAAACGATCATTAAAATACAAGTTTAAGTAAGGAATAACCAGTCCTGAACCAAACCCAATGAGTAAACTCGAAACAGCAAACAAAGCAATAATTTTCCACTCTTCGCTTTTCGGAGAGTGGTTAGCTACCTCTGCAACTTTTATTATACCTTTACCTTGCTCCCCATCTTTCACTTTAAGTAACGGAAAAAAGGAAATTGCCGCCAAGAAAAAAGCTAAGATTAGAGTAAGCTGAACGGCTTGCAGCATTGTCATTGCGGAAAATTGATATAACAGATCAGCCAACGTACCACTAAAAAGATGCCCTATTACGTTTGCACCCATCATAAGAGCCGCGTGCAAAGCAAACAATTTCACTCTTTGCTTTTCTTTTGAATTCTCTGCCAATAGAGGAATCGCTGATACTTGTAAAAAAGCGAAAAAAAAGCCAGTTAACCCCGCTCCAAACAAAAGAGGCATTTCGGTTGAACTAAACGAACGAATCGCAAAACTTATCGCCAACATAATCGATCCAATCATTAACATTCGTTTTCGACCATATCGATCCCCTAATATTCCCGCCGGAAGTAAAGCAATCGCTGTCGCGGCTGCTTGAAAAGCAATGACTTGTCCATTTAAATGATCGCTATAGCCCAACTCCCTAATATAGAAAGGATACATCACCATAAAAATGCCCATTGCTGTATTAAATGCAATTGATGACAATAAAAAATAACGAATTGTACGATTGTACGATTTAACCGGTTTAACAAAAAACGTATGTCCTAATGCCATTCATTTCTCCCCAATTAGCAGTTATTTCGACTCTCTAATTATTATACGAAATAACTGCTGCAGTGGGTAGAATATTTTAGTGCCAACTATCTTCAATAAACGATTGAACTTGATCCCAATTTTCGTTTTGTAGCTGAAAAATTTGATCTTGTTCAAATGAGAAACCATCGTACATTGAATGTTGTAAACCGTGATTTGTTTCAATTACTTCACCAATTATTGAACCGTCCATGTAAAGTTTTAAACGACCTTCTTCATACTTTGCGACAACCTTTTGGGTGACATTCACTCTCTCCATTTTTATTCCCCCTAAATGTCTTACCTGTTTATAGCCTGTGCTAATCTGTATCGCATATCCGAGGGAAGATAAGCCAACAAAAAAACCTGCAGATGCAGGCTTTTTCCTTAGTCTTCTTCATTTATCATTTCACTGTATTCTTCAGCTGACATAAGTTTTTCAACTTCACCCTCATCAGCAGGCTCTACAACAATCATCCATGCTTTTTCATAAGGCGATTCGTTGACGAATTCAGGAGAATCATCAAGATCTTCGTTGACTTCAACGACCGTACCATTAATAGGTGCATATAGTTCAGAAACTGTCTTTACAGATTCTACACTTCCAAATGGCTCGTCCGCTTCAATCTCGTCACCAACTTCAGGGAGCTCAACAAATACGATATCACCGAGTTCAGACTGAGCGAAATCAGTTATGCCAATACGCACTTTATTCCCTTCAGTTTTTACCCATTCATGCTCTTCAGAGTACTTTAATTCTTTAGGTAAGTTGCTCATTAATTATCCCTCCAACTAATTACTAGTACGTCTGTAATCATACATGAAAAAAACGTTTGCGAAAAGTAGAATGTTTCTAAAGAAAGAGCGCTTATCACGGTTACGAATTATCTAGATGAATGAAACAATATGATTATAGCCATAGGTAATCAAACTGATCTTGTTTAAATCCAAGGCTTACTTTTTTCCCATCTGTCACAATCGGACGCTTAATTAACATTCCATCAGAAGCAAGTAATTGATACTTTTCTTCATCATTCATATTTGGCAATTTAGATTTTAAATCCAACTCACGGTATTTTTTTCCGCTTGTATTAAAAAATGCTTTGAGTTCTAATCCGCTATTTGCGTGTAATTCTTTTAATTCAGATGCAGATGGTGGAGAATCTACAATGTGAATCGCTTCGACTTCAATACCTTTCTCACTAAACCACTTTTTCGCATTACGACATGTCCCACATTTTGGGTATTCATACATAGTTAAACTCATTATTAACCCCTCTTCCACTAAAAGTATCGCTTTCTATTATGACTTAAAATACCATGTAGAAACAACTGATAAGGGAAGCGGCTTATAGCCACTTCCCTTGAGAGGAGGATACTCCTTGCGAGAGGAGCATTTATTTTATTTGGGGCATAACCCCAAAAGAGTAATTAAATTAAACAATATATTTCTTGGCTACAATAACTCCTTGAGCGATTTCACGCTTTTTCGCCACCACATTAATGGGTTGATGACGAGTAAGCTTGCGCAGCATTGAAAGCATCGTCCGTAAAGTATCTCCTTCTTCAATATGGATCAATGCTTTTTTCGCATTGGCTTCAATACGGTTAATCGCTTCTTGCCCAAATACTTCAGTCATAAGAAGCTTCTGCTTTTGTTCTTCTAAAGAGGATAACGCGATTGCTTTTTCTGTTCGTAAAATGGTTGATTCAAGTGAATAAATATCATTAACGATATCTGCAACAACTGCTAATACTTCTTGTTCTTTCTCAAGTTCTGGACCATATTTCTGTGCTCCAGTTCCTGCGATCATTAAGAATATTTTCTTTGCCATCGACAGTAAGTATTTCTCTTGTGCAAGTGGCTCATCCTCAATTTCTTGTGGCATTAGCATCATTAACTCTTCTTGCAAAGCAGTTGCCTTCTCTAAGAAAGGTAGCTCGCCTTTTAACGCTTTTCTCATTAATGTTCCTGGAACAAGCATACGGTTAATTTCATTTGTACCTTCAAAAATACGGTTAATGCGCGAGTCACGATAAATTCTTTCAACTTCGTATTCGGCCATGAACCCATATCCACCATGGATCTGGACAGCCTCATCAGCAACAAAATCAAGGGTCTCTGACCCATCAAATTTATTCAATGAACACTCAATTGCATATTCCGCGATCGCGTTCGCTACAGCACGTCCGTCCTTCTGTTCTTCATCTGATAGGCTTGCAAATCGGTCTTCAATCAATCCACCCGTGCGATAAATGGCACTTTCAGAGGCAAAGATTGCTGTTGCCATTGACGCTAATTTCTCTTGAATTAACGTAAATGATGAAATTGGTGTTTTAAATTGCTTTCTTTCTGTCGCATATGTTGCTGCAAGCTCGAGAGCTGCTTTTGATCCACCAATACAACCAACACCAAGCTTATAACGTCCAATATTTAAAATATTGAAAGCTATAACATGACCACGGCCAATTTCTCCCAATACATTCTCAACAGGAACTTGCGCATCTTCTAAAATGAGGGTCCGAGTAGATGATCCTTTAATCCCCATTTTTTTCTCCTCAGCCCCAGTGCTTACCCCACTAAATTCCTTTTCTACAATAAACGCGGTAAACTTTTCACCATCGATTTTTG
This window encodes:
- a CDS encoding methionine ABC transporter ATP-binding protein, with translation MISLKEISKTYNSKSGTVHAVNNVNLSIEEGQIFGVIGYSGAGKSTLIRLLNLLELPTSGKVEMDGLELSKLSSKELRMARQKIGMIFQHFNLLWSRTVKQNISFPLEVAKVSTEERKKRVEELIDLVGLRGRENNFPSQLSGGQKQRVGIARALANNPKVLLCDEATSALDPKTTDSILDLLLDINKKLNLTIVLITHEMHVIQKVCHRVAVMESGQVVEEGPVIDVFRRPKEEITKEFVKQLASSDEDEDALWKMLDDQVEGQIVSLTFVGNPVEEQLVTDLIRRFPIDVSILQGKISKLQEGSFGKLYLRLSGDSLKITEALAYIRSEEVEVEVMEHA
- a CDS encoding MetQ/NlpA family ABC transporter substrate-binding protein, which produces MKSFLKTIGVLGVSFTLVACGSDDNSDENTNNGGSNGDEGEEETTTIRISASNIPHAEILEEAEPILEEQGIELDIQIAQDYVLPNMALADGEIDANYFQHRPYLTSEMEEKGYDFEEAGAIHVEPIGLYSQDYDDLNDLPDGATVMMSNSVADQGRILSLLQDYGVITLEEGVTVEATEADIIDNPKNLEFNMGPDAEFLPQAYESNEAEVVAINSNYALGAGISPVDEAIAIEDEENPYVNLIVVQSGDENNEAIQALVDVLKSDEIQSFIEEQYQGAVIPAE
- a CDS encoding acyl-CoA dehydrogenase family protein, which codes for MGETTKKLVKGGSFLLEEIDTSQFFAPEDYTEEQLMIARTTEGFVEKEVFPYVHDIENHQFQHTTRLLKKAGELGLLGADVPEEYGGLGLDKISSSLISEKFSRAGAFGLSHGAHVGIGTLPIVFFGSHEQKSKYLPDLASGEKFAAYALTEPSSGSDALGAKTTAVLNEAGTHYSLNGEKQWITNSAFADVFVVYAKIDGEKFTAFIVEKEFSGVSTGAEEKKMGIKGSSTRTLILEDAQVPVENVLGEIGRGHVIAFNILNIGRYKLGVGCIGGSKAALELAATYATERKQFKTPISSFTLIQEKLASMATAIFASESAIYRTGGLIEDRFASLSDEEQKDGRAVANAIAEYAIECSLNKFDGSETLDFVADEAVQIHGGYGFMAEYEVERIYRDSRINRIFEGTNEINRMLVPGTLMRKALKGELPFLEKATALQEELMMLMPQEIEDEPLAQEKYLLSMAKKIFLMIAGTGAQKYGPELEKEQEVLAVVADIVNDIYSLESTILRTEKAIALSSLEEQKQKLLMTEVFGQEAINRIEANAKKALIHIEEGDTLRTMLSMLRKLTRHQPINVVAKKREIAQGVIVAKKYIV
- a CDS encoding arsenate reductase family protein; this translates as MSLTMYEYPKCGTCRNAKKWFSEKGIEVEAIHIVDSPPSASELKELHANSGLELKAFFNTSGKKYRELDLKSKLPNMNDEEKYQLLASDGMLIKRPIVTDGKKVSLGFKQDQFDYLWL
- a CDS encoding carboxymuconolactone decarboxylase family protein is translated as MMQYKKGVGSFEEKMPIFAEKYNEFTEQCFKEGALSKKHKQLIALGMSIQAQDEYCIIYHTKGCIDNGASEEELLETISVATAFGSGAALSQGATLVQEAYRELGKNIQ
- a CDS encoding MFS transporter; its protein translation is MALGHTFFVKPVKSYNRTIRYFLLSSIAFNTAMGIFMVMYPFYIRELGYSDHLNGQVIAFQAAATAIALLPAGILGDRYGRKRMLMIGSIMLAISFAIRSFSSTEMPLLFGAGLTGFFFAFLQVSAIPLLAENSKEKQRVKLFALHAALMMGANVIGHLFSGTLADLLYQFSAMTMLQAVQLTLILAFFLAAISFFPLLKVKDGEQGKGIIKVAEVANHSPKSEEWKIIALFAVSSLLIGFGSGLVIPYLNLYFNDRFDLNYSAIGLVLSLGQGMTVIAMLIGPKVVNRFGEVKAVFLLQMGSIPFLLLTAFTNVLWFAIIGFLFRQALMNAGNPIQAALVMKLIHPRMRGTANSVTQMVFQLGWALMGPVSMGIVAAYGAYNGYAIVFVITACLYVLGSVFFLLVFKKKVEKHMKSKTA
- a CDS encoding methionine ABC transporter permease, giving the protein MLEQWFPNVIWDNFWQATYETIYMTVISAVATFILGIMLGLFLYLTAKGNPWQNRFFYSLVGAVVNIFRSIPFIILIILLIPFTRAIVGSMFGPSAALPALIIGAAPFYARMVEIALREVDRGVVEASQAMGSSNGHIIFKVLLPESMPALVSGITVTTVALIGYTAMAGTIGAGGLGTLAFQQGFQRTNTDVMIIATIIILAIVFLFQWIGDYVANRLDKR
- a CDS encoding DUF2553 family protein: MERVNVTQKVVAKYEEGRLKLYMDGSIIGEVIETNHGLQHSMYDGFSFEQDQIFQLQNENWDQVQSFIEDSWH
- the gcvH gene encoding glycine cleavage system protein GcvH, yielding MSNLPKELKYSEEHEWVKTEGNKVRIGITDFAQSELGDIVFVELPEVGDEIEADEPFGSVESVKTVSELYAPINGTVVEVNEDLDDSPEFVNESPYEKAWMIVVEPADEGEVEKLMSAEEYSEMINEED
- a CDS encoding ABC transporter substrate-binding protein, coding for MNKMMYIIVAFILVLAACGTNGEEQEQDNAHELGTTDEVSYTVKDARGVDLTFEEPPETIISILPSNTEIVFELGQGEKVIGVSDTDVYPEAVQNIEVVAEYQNINVERMLELDPDIIFGFDYGNDEMAPLEEVGLPVYAIDGASSMEDIFSDIQGIADALAISEDGEALVTDMQDELEEIADTVAEVDERSIYFEISPSPDIWTLGTGTFQHEMIEAAGLHNVFDDVENWFGVSDEQVIERNPELIFTTVHYTDGDPLEEIRNRAGWESIDAIVNNELELMPPDIMDRPGPRIVEAVRTLAETAYPNLF